In the genome of Pelagibacterium nitratireducens, one region contains:
- a CDS encoding invasion associated locus B family protein — MRHLAPLAAIVASLCLAGPAAAQGAVRSQHGDWQMTCDLVPGATEEQCALIQNVTAEDQPNVALSVIVLKTADQEARLLRVLAPLGVLLPNGLGLNIDGEDLGRVAFVRCLPNGCVAEVVMDDELMSQLSDGENAIFIVFRTPEEGIGIPVSLNGFDEGFAALP, encoded by the coding sequence ATGCGCCATCTCGCACCACTTGCCGCCATTGTGGCCTCCCTTTGCCTCGCCGGCCCGGCAGCCGCGCAGGGCGCTGTCCGCTCCCAGCATGGAGATTGGCAGATGACCTGCGACCTGGTGCCCGGGGCGACCGAGGAGCAATGCGCGCTGATCCAGAACGTTACAGCCGAAGATCAGCCCAATGTTGCGCTTTCGGTGATCGTGCTCAAGACGGCCGATCAGGAAGCACGGCTGTTGCGCGTCCTGGCACCGCTGGGCGTACTTTTGCCGAACGGGCTCGGGCTCAACATAGACGGCGAGGATCTGGGCCGCGTCGCGTTCGTTCGCTGCCTGCCCAATGGCTGCGTTGCCGAAGTGGTCATGGATGACGAGTTGATGAGCCAGCTCTCAGACGGCGAGAATGCCATTTTCATTGTGTTCCGCACACCCGAAGAGGGAATCGGCATCCCCGTTTCGCTCAATGGATTCGACGAGGGCTTTGCCGCCCTGCCCTGA
- a CDS encoding DUF1127 domain-containing protein — MALFNFKSRSGAGMRRSTLRSMMQMDASLLSDMGLTRYDIAEAMRHGGAAAGQLLDARRNARAAQWLQ, encoded by the coding sequence ATGGCCCTGTTCAATTTTAAATCCCGCTCCGGTGCCGGTATGCGCCGTTCTACGCTGCGCTCGATGATGCAGATGGATGCATCGCTGCTCAGCGATATGGGTTTGACCCGTTACGATATCGCAGAAGCAATGCGCCATGGCGGTGCTGCCGCCGGCCAGCTTCTCGATGCGCGCCGCAACGCGCGCGCAGCCCAATGGCTTCAGTGA
- a CDS encoding ABC transporter permease codes for MRYLNETLVVFQRQLRLSLANPTWMAISILQPILYLTLFGPLLEQVAATPGFPPGDAWAVFVPGLLVQLGIFGASFVGFGIIAEWRSGVIDRMLVTPASRWSLIGGRVLHDTLMVMVQGAILVAAATLMGLRAPLEVIILGLMLVGLLGAAFSAISYGAALSLKSENAFAPLINMFALPILLLSGILLPMTLAPGWLQIASDFNPIKHVVDGLRTVYRGEILAPETLLGFAIALIFVLIGAWFGARVFKAQTK; via the coding sequence ATGCGCTACTTAAACGAGACCCTTGTCGTCTTCCAACGCCAGCTTCGCCTGTCGCTGGCCAACCCGACATGGATGGCCATTTCCATTCTTCAGCCGATTCTCTATCTCACCCTGTTCGGGCCTTTGCTCGAGCAGGTTGCGGCGACGCCGGGCTTTCCGCCAGGTGACGCCTGGGCTGTTTTCGTACCGGGACTGCTGGTCCAACTCGGCATTTTCGGTGCTTCGTTCGTGGGCTTCGGAATCATTGCCGAATGGCGGTCCGGGGTCATCGACCGGATGCTCGTCACTCCGGCCAGCCGGTGGTCATTGATCGGCGGGCGCGTACTGCACGATACGCTGATGGTCATGGTGCAGGGCGCCATTCTGGTGGCTGCCGCGACGCTGATGGGCTTGCGCGCGCCGCTTGAGGTCATCATCCTGGGGCTTATGCTGGTGGGGCTTCTGGGCGCCGCGTTTTCAGCCATCTCTTATGGAGCGGCGCTCTCGCTCAAAAGCGAGAATGCCTTTGCCCCACTCATCAACATGTTTGCGCTGCCCATCCTGCTGCTCTCGGGCATCTTGCTGCCCATGACGCTGGCTCCGGGCTGGTTGCAGATCGCCTCCGATTTCAACCCGATCAAACATGTCGTTGATGGACTGCGCACCGTCTATCGCGGCGAAATCCTTGCCCCGGAAACGTTGCTCGGTTTTGCCATCGCGCTGATTTTCGTTCTGATCGGCGCCTGGTTTGGCGCACGGGTGTTCAAAGCGCAGACAAAGTAG
- a CDS encoding glutamate--cysteine ligase gives MADTPSPTIESKSQLIEAISRGNKPKSDWRIGTEHEKFTFYRDDHRPVPYEGERGIGALLDKVQAETAWLPYYDRDKVIGLNNPLGGGAISLEPGGQFELSGAPLETIHQTCTEANEHLKLLRKFTDPMGIDFLGLGVTPTWTLDEIPVMPKSRYGIMKPYMEKVGTLGTSMMFRSATVQVNLDFASEADMVRKMRVSLALQPLATALFANSPFLEGKPNGLLSFRSHIWLNTDKDRTGMMPFAFEDGMSFERYVDYALDVPMYFVIRKGEYVNCAGESFRAFLDGKLPQLPGELPTIKDWEDHLSTLFPEVRMKQFLEMRGADGAPWQGICALPAFWVGLLYDQTALDAAWDLVRDWTDEERQRLRDEVPRLGLKTPFRNGTLFDIAKQALAIARSGLKARNKLNWEGADETVFLKPLDYTIETGKTPAERLLDLYRGEWNGDISRAFSDYGMARHAA, from the coding sequence ATGGCCGACACGCCTTCGCCCACGATCGAATCCAAAAGCCAGTTGATCGAGGCGATTTCGCGCGGCAACAAGCCAAAGTCCGATTGGCGGATCGGAACCGAGCACGAGAAATTCACTTTCTATCGCGACGACCATCGGCCCGTCCCCTATGAGGGCGAGCGTGGCATCGGAGCGCTGCTCGACAAGGTGCAGGCTGAAACCGCATGGCTTCCCTATTATGATCGCGACAAGGTAATCGGCCTCAACAACCCCTTGGGCGGCGGCGCGATTTCGCTCGAACCTGGCGGGCAATTCGAGCTTTCCGGTGCGCCGTTGGAAACCATCCACCAGACTTGCACCGAGGCCAATGAGCACCTGAAACTCTTGCGCAAATTCACCGATCCGATGGGTATCGACTTCCTCGGTCTTGGCGTAACGCCCACATGGACGCTCGATGAAATACCCGTCATGCCCAAGAGCCGGTATGGCATCATGAAACCCTATATGGAAAAGGTCGGCACGCTCGGCACCTCCATGATGTTCCGCTCGGCCACCGTGCAGGTCAACCTCGATTTCGCGTCCGAGGCGGATATGGTGAGGAAGATGCGGGTTAGCCTGGCGCTGCAGCCTTTGGCGACGGCGTTGTTTGCCAATTCGCCATTCCTTGAGGGCAAACCGAACGGCCTTCTCTCATTCCGCTCCCATATCTGGCTCAACACCGACAAGGATCGTACCGGCATGATGCCGTTTGCGTTCGAGGACGGCATGAGCTTTGAGCGCTATGTCGATTATGCGCTCGATGTGCCGATGTATTTCGTCATCCGTAAGGGGGAATACGTCAATTGCGCCGGCGAAAGTTTCCGCGCCTTCCTTGATGGCAAGCTCCCGCAATTGCCGGGTGAACTTCCAACCATCAAGGATTGGGAAGACCATCTGTCCACCCTTTTTCCCGAAGTGCGCATGAAACAGTTCCTCGAAATGCGCGGCGCCGATGGGGCACCCTGGCAGGGCATATGTGCGCTTCCCGCCTTTTGGGTCGGGCTGCTCTACGATCAGACTGCACTCGATGCGGCCTGGGATCTGGTCAGGGACTGGACCGACGAGGAGCGCCAGAGGCTGCGCGACGAGGTCCCGCGTCTGGGGCTCAAGACGCCGTTCCGAAATGGTACCCTGTTCGATATCGCCAAACAGGCGTTGGCGATTGCGCGATCCGGGCTCAAGGCCCGCAACAAACTCAATTGGGAAGGGGCCGACGAAACCGTGTTCCTCAAGCCCCTCGATTACACGATCGAGACCGGCAAGACGCCTGCAGAGCGCCTCTTGGACCTCTATCGCGGCGAGTGGAACGGCGATATCAGCCGTGCCTTTTCCGACTACGGCATGGCCCGCCACGCCGCCTGA
- a CDS encoding LysR family transcriptional regulator codes for MVSPLDLDQLQTFCAIADCGSFTEAARRVYKTQSAVSMQIKRLEERLGQPLFLRDGRKVSLTTEGEALYARARRMLKINAEIVDMFSKDDLVGNIRFGVPDDYAVKLLPVILSSFQRTHPRITVDVRCQPSEELLAGMRSGRYDIIVFTQGTMHEFGELFRTEKMYWVASHGGRALASDPLPLACGPSYCTWRADAVEALNRINRDFRIAYTSSNATAISSAVLSDLAVGFLPESALQPGMRVISQEQGLPRLNEAQIALLRASHAYGGIYDALATHIVESMGNLPGSFYARDEATAEPSAAE; via the coding sequence ATGGTCAGCCCCCTCGATCTGGATCAGTTGCAGACCTTCTGCGCCATTGCCGATTGCGGCAGCTTCACCGAGGCTGCGCGGCGGGTATACAAGACGCAATCGGCGGTTTCGATGCAGATCAAGCGGCTCGAAGAGCGGCTGGGACAGCCCTTGTTTCTGCGCGACGGACGCAAGGTTTCGCTGACCACGGAGGGCGAGGCGCTTTATGCCCGCGCCCGTCGCATGCTCAAGATCAACGCCGAGATCGTCGACATGTTCTCCAAGGACGATCTGGTGGGTAATATCCGCTTTGGCGTGCCTGACGATTATGCGGTCAAGCTCTTGCCGGTGATCCTGTCGAGCTTTCAGCGCACCCATCCGCGCATTACCGTCGACGTGCGCTGCCAGCCCTCCGAGGAGCTTTTGGCCGGTATGCGGTCGGGCCGGTACGACATCATCGTTTTCACGCAAGGGACCATGCATGAATTCGGCGAATTGTTCCGGACTGAAAAGATGTACTGGGTGGCAAGCCATGGCGGTCGCGCGCTGGCGTCCGATCCCCTGCCTCTGGCTTGCGGTCCGTCCTACTGCACATGGCGGGCCGATGCCGTCGAGGCGCTCAACCGCATCAACCGCGATTTCCGCATTGCCTATACCTCCTCTAACGCCACGGCGATTTCGTCGGCGGTCCTCTCGGATCTCGCTGTCGGATTTCTGCCCGAAAGTGCATTGCAGCCGGGGATGCGAGTGATTTCACAGGAACAGGGCCTGCCGCGCCTCAACGAGGCGCAAATCGCTCTGTTGCGTGCATCCCATGCCTATGGCGGAATTTACGACGCCCTGGCGACCCATATCGTGGAAAGCATGGGAAACCTTCCCGGCTCTTTTTACGCACGCGACGAAGCGACAGCCGAACCATCGGCCGCCGAGTAG
- a CDS encoding ATP-binding cassette domain-containing protein, with protein MISAYGLKRVYKTGKSEINAVRGVDLTVKRGEIVGFLGPNGAGKTTTLKMLCTLLEPTDGSGTVAGCDLRADSEGVRRRIGYVSQSGSTLGDALAGNEIVDHARLYGIDRKTAIERGKALLKALDLEGIWDRKCNALSGGQRRRLDIVMGLINEPMLVFLDEPSTGLDPQSRANLWGHISKLRDEMGTTVFITTHYMDEADQLCDRILVMDHGEIVAEGTQAELKKKFSGDMVSITVAEETHVAVAAELAAQLEGADTPTIEGCTVSLHVPEGGSVLPRLLRELDHKGVEIIGVELKRPTLDDVFLTLTGRSLREAA; from the coding sequence ATGATTTCAGCATACGGGCTGAAGCGGGTTTACAAGACAGGGAAATCGGAAATCAACGCAGTTCGCGGCGTCGATCTTACGGTCAAGCGGGGCGAGATTGTCGGTTTTCTCGGGCCAAATGGCGCCGGCAAGACAACAACGCTCAAGATGTTGTGCACGCTACTCGAACCCACGGACGGATCGGGCACCGTTGCCGGTTGCGATCTGCGCGCCGATTCCGAAGGCGTGCGGCGGCGTATCGGTTATGTTTCGCAGTCAGGCAGCACACTGGGCGATGCATTGGCGGGCAACGAGATCGTCGACCATGCGCGGCTCTACGGCATCGACAGGAAAACGGCGATTGAACGGGGCAAGGCGCTGCTCAAGGCCCTCGACCTCGAGGGTATCTGGGATCGCAAATGCAACGCGCTTTCAGGCGGGCAGCGGCGGCGACTCGATATCGTCATGGGCCTGATCAACGAGCCGATGCTGGTGTTTCTCGACGAACCCTCTACCGGACTGGACCCGCAGAGTCGCGCCAATTTATGGGGCCACATCAGCAAATTGCGCGATGAGATGGGCACCACCGTGTTTATCACCACCCATTATATGGACGAGGCCGACCAGCTCTGTGACCGCATCCTCGTCATGGATCACGGCGAAATCGTCGCCGAAGGCACGCAGGCCGAGCTCAAGAAGAAGTTTTCCGGCGACATGGTGAGCATAACAGTGGCCGAAGAGACCCATGTTGCCGTCGCGGCCGAACTGGCCGCACAGCTTGAAGGGGCCGACACTCCGACCATCGAAGGGTGCACGGTCAGCCTGCATGTGCCCGAGGGCGGTTCGGTATTGCCGCGCCTCTTGCGTGAACTCGACCACAAGGGCGTCGAGATCATCGGCGTGGAGCTCAAGCGCCCTACCCTCGACGATGTATTTCTGACCCTCACCGGGCGCTCGCTGCGCGAAGCGGCGTAA
- the ctaD gene encoding cytochrome c oxidase subunit I: MAHAEAAHSDAAHGAPAGWKRWVYSTNHKDIGVLYLIFAIVAGIIGGGLSGFMRWELAEPGIQIFPGLAQMVYGVGGDASIDAGKHMFNVFTTAHGLTMVFFMVMPAMIGGFANYFVPLMIGAPDMAFPRMNNISFWLLPPAFLLLLMSLFMEGPPGAMGVGGGWTIYPPFSTSGQPGPAMDYAILSLHLAGASSILGAINFITTILNMRAPGMTMFKMPLFAWSVLVTAFLLLLALPVLAGAITMLLTDRNFGTAFFDPAGGGDPILFQHLFWFFGHPEVYIMILPGFGIISHIISTFSRKPIFGYLGMVMAMVAIGAVGFIVWAHHMYTTGISLNTQRYFVAATMIIAVPTGVKIFSWIATMWGGSMRFTTPMLWAVGFIFLFTVGGVTGVVLANAGADRALHDTYYVVAHFHYVLSLGAVFTIFAGWYYWFPKMFGVMYNELLGKLHFWIMFVGVNLIFFPQHFLGLAGMPRRYIDYPDSYALWNSVSSWGYLVTLVAMGVFFFSVFEAFARKRKAADNPWGEGATTLEWTLSSPPPFHQFETLPRFK, encoded by the coding sequence ATGGCACACGCTGAAGCAGCTCATTCCGATGCCGCACACGGAGCTCCCGCCGGTTGGAAGCGGTGGGTCTATTCGACCAACCATAAAGACATCGGCGTCCTCTACCTGATCTTCGCGATCGTCGCCGGCATCATCGGCGGCGGGCTTTCGGGCTTCATGCGCTGGGAGTTGGCCGAGCCGGGCATCCAGATTTTCCCCGGCCTGGCCCAGATGGTCTATGGCGTTGGCGGCGACGCCTCGATCGATGCCGGCAAGCACATGTTCAACGTTTTCACGACCGCGCACGGTCTCACCATGGTGTTCTTCATGGTAATGCCGGCCATGATCGGTGGTTTTGCCAACTATTTCGTGCCGCTCATGATCGGCGCGCCGGACATGGCGTTTCCGCGCATGAACAACATTTCGTTCTGGCTCCTGCCACCCGCCTTCCTGCTGCTCCTGATGAGCCTGTTCATGGAAGGCCCCCCGGGCGCCATGGGTGTCGGCGGTGGCTGGACGATCTATCCGCCCTTTTCGACCTCGGGTCAGCCCGGCCCGGCCATGGACTACGCGATTCTTTCGCTCCATCTGGCCGGCGCGTCCTCGATCCTTGGTGCCATCAACTTCATCACCACGATCCTGAACATGCGTGCTCCGGGCATGACCATGTTCAAGATGCCGCTTTTTGCCTGGTCGGTGCTGGTCACCGCGTTCCTGCTGCTGTTGGCCCTTCCGGTTCTTGCCGGCGCCATCACCATGCTGTTGACGGACCGCAATTTCGGCACGGCATTCTTCGATCCGGCGGGCGGTGGCGATCCGATCCTGTTCCAGCACCTGTTCTGGTTCTTCGGTCACCCTGAAGTGTATATCATGATCCTGCCGGGCTTCGGCATCATCAGCCACATCATCTCGACCTTCTCGCGCAAGCCCATCTTCGGATATCTGGGCATGGTGATGGCCATGGTCGCGATCGGTGCGGTCGGCTTTATCGTGTGGGCGCACCACATGTACACGACTGGTATCTCGCTCAACACCCAGCGCTATTTCGTCGCTGCAACGATGATCATTGCGGTTCCCACCGGCGTGAAGATCTTCTCGTGGATCGCCACGATGTGGGGTGGCTCGATGCGGTTCACCACGCCCATGCTCTGGGCCGTGGGCTTCATCTTCCTCTTTACCGTTGGTGGTGTGACGGGCGTCGTTTTGGCCAACGCCGGCGCCGACCGCGCTCTGCACGATACCTATTATGTGGTCGCTCACTTCCACTACGTGCTCTCGCTGGGCGCCGTCTTTACCATCTTTGCGGGCTGGTACTACTGGTTCCCCAAGATGTTCGGCGTGATGTACAACGAGCTGCTGGGCAAGCTGCACTTCTGGATCATGTTCGTTGGTGTGAACCTGATCTTCTTCCCGCAGCACTTCCTGGGTCTGGCGGGTATGCCGCGCCGCTATATCGACTACCCTGACAGCTATGCGCTGTGGAACAGCGTCTCGTCCTGGGGGTATCTCGTGACGCTGGTGGCAATGGGCGTGTTCTTCTTCTCGGTATTCGAGGCCTTTGCCAGAAAGCGCAAGGCCGCCGACAATCCCTGGGGCGAAGGCGCAACCACCCTGGAATGGACCTTGAGCTCGCCTCCGCCATTCCACCAGTTCGAGACCCTGCCGCGCTTCAAGTAA
- the coxB gene encoding cytochrome c oxidase subunit II, translated as MTGFSFRLVRASLAALFFALIPAIASAQQVGHAVPGQIGFQPAVTPIMDSIIAFHDNLLMWIITAIVLLVLVLLIVVIVRFNQRTNPTPSKVTHNTLIEIVWTVVPVLVLFVIAIPSFGVLADQQTIPDGERTYLGSQIFGGDVEVPEPSLTIKATGYQWYWGYEYMDEGVDFVSIMLDEEQREASKPDQPRLLAVDNELVVPVNTTVRVLVTAADVLHAFAVPSFGIKVDAVTSRNNETWFYARETGIYYGQCSELCGKDHSFMPIAVRVVEQDQFDTWLAAAEEGSLADANTALMASIQ; from the coding sequence GTGACAGGATTTTCTTTCCGTCTGGTCAGAGCCTCACTCGCCGCGCTGTTTTTTGCGCTGATCCCGGCAATAGCCTCGGCTCAGCAGGTCGGTCATGCCGTTCCAGGTCAGATCGGCTTTCAGCCCGCGGTTACCCCGATCATGGATTCGATTATCGCGTTCCATGACAACCTCTTGATGTGGATCATCACCGCGATCGTGCTGCTCGTTCTGGTGCTGCTGATCGTTGTGATCGTGCGCTTCAACCAGCGCACCAATCCAACCCCATCGAAGGTGACGCACAATACGCTCATCGAGATCGTCTGGACCGTGGTTCCGGTTCTGGTTCTCTTTGTGATCGCCATTCCCTCATTTGGCGTTCTGGCCGATCAGCAGACCATTCCGGATGGCGAGCGTACCTATCTCGGGTCGCAGATTTTCGGCGGCGACGTCGAGGTCCCCGAGCCGTCCCTCACCATCAAGGCGACCGGCTACCAGTGGTACTGGGGATATGAGTATATGGACGAGGGCGTCGACTTCGTTTCGATCATGCTCGATGAAGAGCAGCGCGAAGCCAGCAAGCCCGACCAGCCACGCCTTCTGGCCGTCGACAACGAACTGGTTGTTCCCGTCAACACCACGGTCCGCGTGCTCGTCACCGCCGCCGACGTGCTGCACGCCTTTGCCGTCCCCTCCTTCGGCATCAAGGTCGACGCGGTCACCAGCCGCAACAACGAAACCTGGTTCTATGCCCGTGAAACCGGTATTTACTATGGCCAGTGCTCTGAACTTTGCGGCAAGGATCACTCGTTCATGCCCATCGCGGTACGCGTCGTCGAGCAGGACCAGTTCGATACATGGCTGGCGGCCGCGGAAGAAGGCAGCCTGGCCGACGCCAACACTGCGCTGATGGCGTCGATCCAGTAA
- a CDS encoding 16S rRNA (uracil(1498)-N(3))-methyltransferase, which yields MPRTHKTLPRLYVETPLSNGAEIDLDKDQTNHLVNVLRRAPGDNCIVFNGQDGAFLAEIVQVAKKLVSLRLIERSAQQTPANDLWFGFAPIKRLDYEIQKATEMGAGKLQPVITRYVQNARLNPDKLKAHAIEAAQQCEVLSVPEISPEISFDKLLASWRDIHADRILIFCDEAAASASPVETLNRLKGRRLGLLIGPEGGFSEKERETLLERDFVVPISLGPRILRADTAAVAALALIQAVAGDW from the coding sequence ATGCCGCGTACCCATAAGACCCTGCCGCGCCTCTATGTCGAAACCCCGCTGTCGAACGGCGCCGAAATTGACCTCGACAAAGACCAGACCAACCATCTGGTGAACGTCTTGCGCAGGGCCCCGGGAGACAATTGCATTGTCTTCAATGGTCAGGACGGCGCCTTTCTTGCCGAGATCGTGCAGGTCGCCAAGAAACTGGTGTCGCTGCGTCTGATCGAGCGAAGCGCCCAACAAACTCCGGCCAACGATCTCTGGTTCGGTTTTGCACCGATCAAGCGTCTAGACTACGAGATCCAGAAGGCAACCGAGATGGGCGCCGGCAAGCTCCAGCCGGTCATCACCCGCTATGTGCAAAATGCCCGCCTGAACCCCGATAAGCTCAAAGCCCATGCCATTGAGGCGGCTCAGCAATGCGAGGTGCTCAGCGTACCCGAGATTTCGCCCGAGATCAGTTTCGACAAACTTCTGGCCAGTTGGCGCGATATCCATGCCGACCGCATTCTGATCTTTTGCGATGAGGCGGCCGCTTCGGCTTCCCCGGTCGAAACGCTCAACCGGCTAAAAGGAAGGCGATTGGGGCTATTGATCGGCCCGGAGGGCGGATTTTCCGAGAAGGAGCGCGAAACATTGCTTGAACGCGATTTTGTGGTGCCGATCAGCCTGGGACCGAGAATCCTGCGCGCCGACACGGCGGCAGTGGCCGCGCTGGCCCTGATTCAGGCCGTAGCCGGTGACTGGTAG
- a CDS encoding MarR family transcriptional regulator, translated as MSIGGRLSQAVRLDQVANARFDEVMNRFLGINRTDGRCLDLIDQNQRMTAGQLAEQAGLTTGAVTALIDRLETAGYIVRKRDEADRRKIWVELTPFTRTIVARIFGQFAEIGALMTSGFSEAELEAVLRYLAISTAVNNERARLLELHLPAANAAPEDRLVEARAFERDTRAMTATIRAARHKGIDVSPDLFED; from the coding sequence ATGTCGATTGGAGGGCGTCTCTCTCAGGCCGTGCGATTGGACCAGGTGGCCAATGCGCGCTTCGATGAAGTCATGAACCGGTTCCTCGGCATCAACCGGACCGACGGACGCTGCCTCGATTTGATCGACCAGAACCAGCGAATGACGGCCGGTCAACTGGCCGAGCAGGCGGGCCTGACCACGGGGGCCGTGACGGCCCTCATCGACCGTCTGGAAACGGCCGGATATATTGTGCGAAAGCGCGACGAAGCCGACCGGCGCAAGATCTGGGTCGAGCTGACTCCGTTCACCAGAACGATTGTCGCGCGGATATTCGGGCAGTTCGCAGAGATTGGCGCCCTGATGACCTCGGGATTTTCCGAGGCCGAGCTTGAGGCGGTTTTGCGCTACCTGGCCATAAGCACCGCGGTAAACAACGAGCGCGCCCGCCTGCTCGAACTCCACCTGCCGGCCGCCAATGCCGCTCCGGAGGATCGACTGGTGGAAGCCCGCGCCTTTGAGCGTGACACAAGGGCAATGACGGCCACTATTCGCGCTGCGCGGCACAAGGGAATCGATGTATCCCCGGACCTGTTCGAGGACTGA